A single window of Onychomys torridus chromosome 8, mOncTor1.1, whole genome shotgun sequence DNA harbors:
- the Luc7l3 gene encoding luc7-like protein 3 isoform X1 translates to MISAAQLLDELMGRDRNLAPDEKRSNVRWDHESVCKYYLCGFCPAELFTNTRSDLGPCEKIHDENLRKQYEKSSRFMKVGYERDFLRYLQSLLAEVERRIRRGHARLALSQNQQSSGAAGPTGKNEEKIQVLTDKIDVLLQQIEELGSEGKVEEAQGMMKLVEQLKEERELLRSTTSTIESFAAQEKQMEVCEVCGAFLIVGDAQSRVDDHLMGKQHMGYAKIKATVEELKEKLRKRTEEPDRDERLKKEKQEREEREKEREREREERERKRRREEEEREKERARDRERRKRSRSRSRHSSRTSDRRCSRSRDHKRSRSRDRRRSRSRDRRRSRSHDRSERKHRSRSRDRRRSKSRDRKSYKHRSKSRDREQDRKSKEKEKRGSDDKKSSVKSSSREKQSEDPNADSKESETKNEVNGTSEDIKSEVQRKYAQMKMDLSRVRRLTKASSEGKDSVVLQNILRYIVLSQLFCSRLVPPLVCLFGNYCPRM, encoded by the exons gTTTGTAAATAttatctctgtggtttttgtcCTGCGGAATTGTTTACAAATACTCGTTCTGATCTTG gtCCATGTGAAAAAATTCATGATGAAAATCTAAGAAAACA gTATGAGAAGAGTTCTCGTTTTATGAAAGTTGGCTATGAGAGAGATTTTTTGCGATACTTACAGAGTTTGCTTGCCGAGGTAGAGCGTAGAATTAGACGAGGTCATGCTCGTCTGGCATTATCTCAAAATCAGCAGTCCTCTGGG GCTGCTGGTCCAACaggcaaaaatgaagaaaaaattcagGTTCTGACAGACAAAATTGATGTGCTTCTACAGCAG ATTGAAGAGTTAGGATCTGAAGGAAAAGTAGAAGAAGCCCAGGGGATGATGAAATTGGTTGAACAgttaaaagaagagagagaattgcTAAGATCTACAACCTCG actattgaaagttttgctgccCAAGAAAAACAGATGGAAGTTTGTGAAGTGTGTGGAGCCTTTTTGATAGTAGGAGATGCCCAGTCCCGGGTAGATGACCATTTGATGGGCAAACAACACATGGGCTATGCCAAAATTAAAGCCACCGTGGAAGAGTTAAAA GAAAAgttaagaaaaagaacagaagaacCTGATCGGGATGAACGTCTCaaaaaagagaagcaagaaagagaggaaagagaaaaagagcgggagagagaaagggaagaacgGGAAAGGAAAAGacgaagagaagaggaagaaagagagaaagaacgaGCTCgtgatagagaaaggagaaagagaagtcgTTCACGAAGTAGACACTCAAGCCGAACTTCTGACCGGAGATGCAGCAGGTCCCGGGACCATAAAAGATCACGGAGTAGAGACAGAAGGCGAAGCAG AAGTCGAGAtcgaagaagaagcagaagccatgacaGATCAGAAAGAAAACATAGGTCTCGAAGTCGGGATCGAAGAAGGTCAAAAAGTCGAGATCGAAAATCGTATAAACACAGGAGCAAAAGTCGGGACAGAGAACAAGATAGAAAGTCCAAGGAGAAAG AAAAGAGGGGATCTGATGATAAAAAAAGTAGTGTGAAGTCCAGTAGTCGAGAAAAACAGAGCGAAGACCCAAACGCTGATTCGAAGGAAAGTGAGACTAAGAATGAGGTCAATGGGACCAGTGAAGACATTAAATCTGAAG TGCAGCGTAAGTATGCACAGATGAAGATGGATCTAAGCCGAGTAAGAAGACTTACAAAAGCCTCTTCTGAAGGAAAAGACAGTGTAGTCCTGCAAAACATTTTGAGGTACATTGTTTTGTCTCAGCTATTTTGTAGCAGACTCGTGCCCCCATTAGTGTGCCTCTTTGGAAATTATTGTCCACGTATGTAA
- the Luc7l3 gene encoding luc7-like protein 3 isoform X2 encodes MISAAQLLDELMGRDRNLAPDEKRSNVRWDHESVCKYYLCGFCPAELFTNTRSDLGPCEKIHDENLRKQYEKSSRFMKVGYERDFLRYLQSLLAEVERRIRRGHARLALSQNQQSSGAAGPTGKNEEKIQVLTDKIDVLLQQIEELGSEGKVEEAQGMMKLVEQLKEERELLRSTTSTIESFAAQEKQMEVCEVCGAFLIVGDAQSRVDDHLMGKQHMGYAKIKATVEELKEKLRKRTEEPDRDERLKKEKQEREEREKEREREREERERKRRREEEEREKERARDRERRKRSRSRSRHSSRTSDRRCSRSRDHKRSRSRDRRRSRSRDRRRSRSHDRSERKHRSRSRDRRRSKSRDRKSYKHRSKSRDREQDRKSKEKEKRGSDDKKSSVKSSSREKQSEDPNADSKESETKNEVNGTSEDIKSEVQRKYAQMKMDLSRVRRLTKASSEGKDSVVLQNILRTTVEDFLKNTENGIK; translated from the exons gTTTGTAAATAttatctctgtggtttttgtcCTGCGGAATTGTTTACAAATACTCGTTCTGATCTTG gtCCATGTGAAAAAATTCATGATGAAAATCTAAGAAAACA gTATGAGAAGAGTTCTCGTTTTATGAAAGTTGGCTATGAGAGAGATTTTTTGCGATACTTACAGAGTTTGCTTGCCGAGGTAGAGCGTAGAATTAGACGAGGTCATGCTCGTCTGGCATTATCTCAAAATCAGCAGTCCTCTGGG GCTGCTGGTCCAACaggcaaaaatgaagaaaaaattcagGTTCTGACAGACAAAATTGATGTGCTTCTACAGCAG ATTGAAGAGTTAGGATCTGAAGGAAAAGTAGAAGAAGCCCAGGGGATGATGAAATTGGTTGAACAgttaaaagaagagagagaattgcTAAGATCTACAACCTCG actattgaaagttttgctgccCAAGAAAAACAGATGGAAGTTTGTGAAGTGTGTGGAGCCTTTTTGATAGTAGGAGATGCCCAGTCCCGGGTAGATGACCATTTGATGGGCAAACAACACATGGGCTATGCCAAAATTAAAGCCACCGTGGAAGAGTTAAAA GAAAAgttaagaaaaagaacagaagaacCTGATCGGGATGAACGTCTCaaaaaagagaagcaagaaagagaggaaagagaaaaagagcgggagagagaaagggaagaacgGGAAAGGAAAAGacgaagagaagaggaagaaagagagaaagaacgaGCTCgtgatagagaaaggagaaagagaagtcgTTCACGAAGTAGACACTCAAGCCGAACTTCTGACCGGAGATGCAGCAGGTCCCGGGACCATAAAAGATCACGGAGTAGAGACAGAAGGCGAAGCAG AAGTCGAGAtcgaagaagaagcagaagccatgacaGATCAGAAAGAAAACATAGGTCTCGAAGTCGGGATCGAAGAAGGTCAAAAAGTCGAGATCGAAAATCGTATAAACACAGGAGCAAAAGTCGGGACAGAGAACAAGATAGAAAGTCCAAGGAGAAAG AAAAGAGGGGATCTGATGATAAAAAAAGTAGTGTGAAGTCCAGTAGTCGAGAAAAACAGAGCGAAGACCCAAACGCTGATTCGAAGGAAAGTGAGACTAAGAATGAGGTCAATGGGACCAGTGAAGACATTAAATCTGAAG TGCAGCGTAAGTATGCACAGATGAAGATGGATCTAAGCCGAGTAAGAAGACTTACAAAAGCCTCTTCTGAAGGAAAAGACAGTGTAGTCCTGCAAAACATTTTGAG GACTACTGTTGAAGATTTTTTGAAGAATACTGAAAACGGCATAAAGTGA
- the Luc7l3 gene encoding luc7-like protein 3 isoform X3 produces the protein MISAAQLLDELMGRDRNLAPDEKRSNVRWDHESVCKYYLCGFCPAELFTNTRSDLGPCEKIHDENLRKQYEKSSRFMKVGYERDFLRYLQSLLAEVERRIRRGHARLALSQNQQSSGAAGPTGKNEEKIQVLTDKIDVLLQQIEELGSEGKVEEAQGMMKLVEQLKEERELLRSTTSTIESFAAQEKQMEVCEVCGAFLIVGDAQSRVDDHLMGKQHMGYAKIKATVEELKEKLRKRTEEPDRDERLKKEKQEREEREKEREREREERERKRRREEEEREKERARDRERRKRSRSRSRHSSRTSDRRCSRSRDHKRSRSRDRRRSRSRDRRRSRSHDRSERKHRSRSRDRRRSKSRDRKSYKHRSKSRDREQDRKSKEKEKRGSDDKKSSVKSSSREKQSEDPNADSKESETKNEVNGTSEDIKSEGDTQSN, from the exons gTTTGTAAATAttatctctgtggtttttgtcCTGCGGAATTGTTTACAAATACTCGTTCTGATCTTG gtCCATGTGAAAAAATTCATGATGAAAATCTAAGAAAACA gTATGAGAAGAGTTCTCGTTTTATGAAAGTTGGCTATGAGAGAGATTTTTTGCGATACTTACAGAGTTTGCTTGCCGAGGTAGAGCGTAGAATTAGACGAGGTCATGCTCGTCTGGCATTATCTCAAAATCAGCAGTCCTCTGGG GCTGCTGGTCCAACaggcaaaaatgaagaaaaaattcagGTTCTGACAGACAAAATTGATGTGCTTCTACAGCAG ATTGAAGAGTTAGGATCTGAAGGAAAAGTAGAAGAAGCCCAGGGGATGATGAAATTGGTTGAACAgttaaaagaagagagagaattgcTAAGATCTACAACCTCG actattgaaagttttgctgccCAAGAAAAACAGATGGAAGTTTGTGAAGTGTGTGGAGCCTTTTTGATAGTAGGAGATGCCCAGTCCCGGGTAGATGACCATTTGATGGGCAAACAACACATGGGCTATGCCAAAATTAAAGCCACCGTGGAAGAGTTAAAA GAAAAgttaagaaaaagaacagaagaacCTGATCGGGATGAACGTCTCaaaaaagagaagcaagaaagagaggaaagagaaaaagagcgggagagagaaagggaagaacgGGAAAGGAAAAGacgaagagaagaggaagaaagagagaaagaacgaGCTCgtgatagagaaaggagaaagagaagtcgTTCACGAAGTAGACACTCAAGCCGAACTTCTGACCGGAGATGCAGCAGGTCCCGGGACCATAAAAGATCACGGAGTAGAGACAGAAGGCGAAGCAG AAGTCGAGAtcgaagaagaagcagaagccatgacaGATCAGAAAGAAAACATAGGTCTCGAAGTCGGGATCGAAGAAGGTCAAAAAGTCGAGATCGAAAATCGTATAAACACAGGAGCAAAAGTCGGGACAGAGAACAAGATAGAAAGTCCAAGGAGAAAG AAAAGAGGGGATCTGATGATAAAAAAAGTAGTGTGAAGTCCAGTAGTCGAGAAAAACAGAGCGAAGACCCAAACGCTGATTCGAAGGAAAGTGAGACTAAGAATGAGGTCAATGGGACCAGTGAAGACATTAAATCTGAAGGTGACACTCAGTCCAATTAA